From a region of the Mercurialis annua linkage group LG1-X, ddMerAnnu1.2, whole genome shotgun sequence genome:
- the LOC126664652 gene encoding E3 ubiquitin ligase BIG BROTHER-related: MESNQERKPLPDNDQERKQAAARRVPLAELNQVHSDFAIAMAMQDQESTFNFMESDSEEDGDFSSQENNETIDYEFFESQDLGFLEGYDSNSDDEDMGDEEDDIDPDELSYEELIALGEFIGEEKRGLSKEEISKCLNPFNYKCLEIKSEIDRCVICQVEYAGDEELVSLLPCQHPYHCECITNWLQIKKVCPICATEVSTSSSKTN, encoded by the coding sequence ATGGAAAGCAATCAAGAAAGGAAACCATTGCCCGACAATGATCAAGAAAGAAAGCAAGCCGCGGCAAGGAGGGTTCCGTTAGCCGAGCTTAATCAAGTTCATTCGGATTTCGCTATAGCAATGGCCATGCAAGATCAAGAAAGTACATTCAATTTCATGGAAAGCGATAGCGAAGAAGACGGAGATTTTTCGAGCCAAGAAAATAATGAAACTATCGACTATGAATTCTTCGAAAGCCAAGATTTAGGGTTTCTTGAAGGATATGATAGTAATAGTGATGATGAAGACATGGGTGACGAAGAAGATGATATCGATCCCGACGAACTTTCTTACGAAGAATTGATCGCGTTAGGGGAATTTATAGGAGAAGAGAAGAGAGGATTATCAAAAGAAGAAATATCAAAGTGCTTGAAtccatttaattataaatgtttagaaataAAAAGTGAGATTGATAGATGTGTGATTTGTCAAGTTGAATATGCAGGAGATGAAGAGTTGGTATCTCTTCTTCCATGTCAGCATCCTTACCATTGTGAATGCATTACCAATTGGCTTCAAATCAAGAAGGTTTGCCCTATCTGTGCCACTGAAGTTTCAACATCATCATCCAAGActaattaa
- the LOC126664844 gene encoding proteasome subunit beta type-3-A, whose amino-acid sequence MSIFEYNGSALIAMVGKNCFAIASDRRLGVQLQTIATDFQRIYKVHDRLFLGLSGLATDAQTLYQRLVFRHKLYQLREERDMKPETFASLVSALLYEKRFGPYFCQPVIAGLSDENTPFICTMDSIGAKELAKDFVVAGTASESLYGACEAMFKPDMEAEELTEVVSQALLSSVDRDCLSGWGGHVYIVTATEVTERILKGRMD is encoded by the exons ATGTCG ATCTTCGAGTACAATGGGAGTGCACTAATAGCAATGGTGGGGAAAAACTGCTTCGCGATTGCAAGCGATAGGAGACTTGGTGTTCAGCTCCAAACAATTGCTACTGATTTTCAGCGAATCTACAAAGTACATGATCGTCTCTTTTTAGGTCTATCTGGCCTTGCCACTGACGCTCAGACTCT GTATCAGAGGCTAGTTTTCCGCCACAAACTGTATCAGTTACGAGAAGAGAGAGATATGAAGCCTGAGACCTTTGCTAGTCTTGTCTCTGCTCTTCTTTATGAGAAAAG GTTTGGTCCGTATTTCTGCCAACCTGTAATTGCTGGACTGAGTGATGAAAACACGCCTTTTATTTGCACCATGGATTCAATTGGTGCCAA GGAACTGGCTAAAGATTTTGTTGTTGCTGGCACAGCCTCAGAATCACTTTACGGTGCCTGTGAAGCGATGTTCAAGCCTGACATG GAAGCTGAGGAATTGACCGAAGTTGTCTCTCAAGCCTTACTTTCATCAGTTGATCGAGATTGTTTGAGTGGCTGGGGAGGACATGTCTACATTGT TACTGCCACAGAAGTTACGGAAAGAATCTTAAAGGGAAGGATGGATTGA